The sequence ATGAATCTTGGACTGTCTTCTTTAAGTTTCTGAAAAATTGTGGACAAATGTACATACACTTACGAAAATTAAACGTTCGCCATGTGCCCAAATTGGCTAAATTTCTAGTCCAAAATTtatctttacaaataaatgttactTGAGGGAAATAGTTGAagacaattttcatataatatatcaacaaaattataatgaaaaatcaTATTATGGAGTCCTCTTCAGAACCGAATTAGCGAAAGTGGCTTAATGCAtactaaattgtatttatttttgtttaaatgaagttagttagtttatttttacccTTGCTAAAGTGTTGCACGGACCGAGAGAAAAATGCATCGACTCGGACTCAgatgtttttcttaataataatctttaaagacaagttgtttatttttttaatcatacgAACGTTATAAGATTTAGAAACCGtttcagattatttattaatgattatagAATCTACACAAATTGCtacttttaaatcattttagtATAGGGTTTAAAAATCcaaatcaaatataatttcaagaaCCCTCTAAAACGCTTCTGTaaacaagatggcgtcgcataAGTGAACACGTAAACAAGCGTCACTTTTTACTTGttaatttatcattaataaattacagaaatatatatatttcaatcaAAAACAGTCTGCGACGAAATAATTTAGACCGTAATAGAATTAGGCGAAGTCATTTGTGACCGTTTTCTATctaatataatctaaattatgcaatttttatacaaattagtctcaatctatatatataaaaatgaagcccgttttccgttgtcacggcataacatgaaaacggcttgaccgatttggccaattctttttttataatattctttgaagtgcgaggatggttcttacgtagagaaaaattaaaaaaatcgagtgaaaaagtctaaaaacaacacttttctatattcccatacataatattcgtaataatacttaaaagtcaatttgaactttaataccatatcataaagttcaagtgttagtggaggggttccgggaacgtaaatttttattttttgacaaaatgTCTTTGTTGTcttcaactttatttttttttatcttagctagaccggtgtcccgaatagcagaataagtatttaaaaaaaataaagaatcgactgttaggcgggacgatgttcgccaggccaccTAGTAACtctatatttttcatactgtCAACTGCCTAAACTAActattattagaaaatttgTATAGCcgtaaaactaataataaaacttgaaTTCGAACATTTGAAgaatttttctttaacctGTTTGCCCAGAAGGGATCGCTTTACTAAATGTTGCCATGTTATTACTAAGAGCTATTACGCACTGTCGACTTGTCGCCGGCGACTCGGTCGTCTCGGCGACCAAAAAATAGGCAACTAGGCAGGAGACCAAGCTGAGCGACAGTATTCCAAGTACATTCGTATATATACGTCCGGTCGTTACAACAGTTGCTCGCAGTGTGAATGCTTCCATTTGAAGCCGTGCTCCTATTGGTCGCCAGCGACCGGCAGTCGCTTGTGTGTCGCCACGACGCGGCGAGTCGCCCAGTCGCTTGGGCGACCGACGACCAAGTGCGTAGACATCTATTTAAACTGTAGAAACTCACAGTCGCCAGCGACCGAGTCGCCGGCGACAAGTCGACAGTGCGTAATAGCTCTAAATGTCAATTGATTCcttgatattttattgtaatttttttcagattCCTGGTCGTAAAGAAAAAGTTTAATGTATTTTCAACAGTTGAAGCTGTTGTAGAAAAGGGCGGTTCAACCCCTAAATATACAGTCTACATACCTGCCTCAATAGAGCATAGATAATAGACCTCGATACTGCGATAAATCTTTAGTGACAAATTTTACATATCTGTCCTATAAAAATTCATagcaatattttgaaattttaaataaatcgtatagaagtaaataatttgtagagtataattttgaaatttcttacaaaataaactatttttatataatgtttatttcatttcaaatacattttaatcacaaaataattataatttcataccTCTAAATTTAGTGTCCATAAGATACTACTTAACTCactgaaaaaaagaaaaatggcaACACCATTTGGTATTAACCCAATATACCTACTGTAGATACTAGATCTACAATAATGGAAATGATTTAAGGGACACCTAAACCTATACAGCGTAGGTATAACCCTCAAATTTAAGTTTGCGACTCCGACTCTGACTTAATTGTTTCGGCAGAAAGTACACATAAAAACATCGGAGTTGCTTTCATTATCGCTATTGTAAGGTACAGagtacaaacaataaaaaaacaaaggacgaagaaataaattaactataaaCACACATCAGACATCTTTGAGTACATACACATTACATTATGCGTTGCATATTTACCACACGTGTGAATTAGTGGAGGGCTATAAATGTAACATACTATTTAATGCAATCATCACCTACCCCTATCTCTGATAAGTATCAATCAGATACTAAATCTACTTAGTATTCTGCCCTAAACAATGCGGGATCAGGATAAAATCTTCCAAAACCGTATAAAATACAGGATTTTCAAATACTCAACACAGTTCTAAAAAGTTTTGACAATCGACACTTTAAGCATTTGACATGGCGGGAAAATTAAACATCGCAGTAGCTACTTTCTGTTTAATATATCTTTTGGTTAATGTTGAAAGTTCATTTATTAAGCCTAATAATGTGCCAAGAGTTGGTAGAAGCAACGAAGCCGATGGTTTATTCGATCAGGGAATGATGGGATACGTTATAAAAACTATTCCTAGCAAAAATATACCACGGATGGGCAGAAGAAATTTTGACTCtgtaagtaaattattaattatggaCTCCGAGGAAATAATCTGCCATCACACTCCTCGTGAGACATGGAGCCAAATAAGTTATGACATAAAGGTCTATGTTACCaggtcataaaattaaaaaaaaatatagagtGAGGTATATCATCCTCTAATACCTTTAAAATCTTAGCATATTTTGAGTGTTATTCAGAAACGTCATTTTGCGCTGTCTGTCCACGTAGGTACGTCGAAAATGTAATGGATTATGATATATGAgagtctcgtttctgaatctcactTAGTTTCCTTGGAAATGCAGTAACTCTGAGCAAACCACGTAATAGATTACAGAAAGCAAAAGTTATGGTGCCgataaattactaatattatattaagttaaaatattaaaccagAGTAACTTTTTTGCATTACAGACTAGTCGTTACGATATACCTAAGCTGTACCAGATTTCCGATGACGACACGCAAACTTATGCAGGTATGTAAATTTAAGTGGTACAGTGGTTCAGGGGTACACCCAGTACATTCAAacgttacatatatattcaaTGATAGGAAAGTCAATAATAATTGCGTCTCTAACTTCTCAAATGACAGAATATTATCAATGTGACAGTTGGTTCCTTTAATCTaagttacaaataatatacctaattattaaatggaaCTTAGATTATTTGAATCAGGAGtgcatacatattacatagtatAAGTAACGTTCGGGTAATAtatggtttttttattttcagataaTGGTGAGCAGGAGGTTGAACTTTATCAAAACAAATAAGACTCATTCCATGGATGCCGCAGAACCTAAATTCTAgtcatagtttttaattattattatcacaaTAAAAATTGCATGATTACATAAACCTTTTAATGCTTACCACCTCCTActtaatatactttataagtttaaaaacacatatacatatttgatattataactgctaaacaattttaaggaatcaattataatgtatttttacaatatttaagaattattattatacatatttatattaaactagaaGATAGTAGAAGATTACACAATCCAAAAAAACAGACTAAAACATAGTTACATGTTATTAACGTTAATTTCGGAAACTACAGACTTCTTTAAATTTAGTCTGGTGAAATTTACATGAGGTATAGGTATGTtaactaaagctggcggcttcaacacatttacactttgtgcttgtgtagtgtctgtgaataagcgcgagacgtgatgtcaaactgaaatacaaacataaataCATCATGAATAGACTGTCCGTCGTGTATGagtggactaaaatgtatagcatggcaaaaaaatcatattttgaaacatactgtatgtgaaattgcattagtgtgagtactgtgaacccgccagctttcgataaccgacctatacatGACTAACATAGAAGATATGAAAGAGAGTGAATGGGGTTAAAAAATGGGCCAGTCACTAGTGAATAATTGTTTCTTATACGCTGAACTGCAGTAGCCGGTGACAATTTTGAAAAACACTGACTGTTAAGAGGATGAAAGaacataagaaaaaaatatctaagatAAGTATTTGAAAGAAGTGTGAATAGGACTATACGATATTCTGATAGATGGAGAAACTGTGGAATAAGTGGATAAGTTCGTTTCGGAAAGTATGACGACGATATAGAAAGACAAGTGAATGCTGGGAATATAGTAAACGGTGCGTTGCATTCCTTTATGTGTAGGCAAGAACTCTGAAACGAGGCTCAACTGGCCGTACATTTTATCTCGACGTTAACATAAGGTCATCTTTCTCTGCGGTTCTGTAAGGTGCGGCAGAGAAAGAAAGAATGTGGAATAAATGCCGTGGAAATAAGGGCGTTAAGACGTATGTGTGGTGTAACATTGCGTGATAGGATAAGAAATAGTGAGATACGTGAAGTGTGGGTTAAAAGAGATGACAAGTCCTCCTCAAAGATCGGATGAATGAGAAGTGGGTAACAAGTAGGATATACAAGGCAACCGTGGATCATGGATGGTGAAATCGGTTTTGGTAGGCCTTGTCGTACATATCTGGACCAAATCACTGAACTTCTTGAGAAGGGACAAGTTAAAAATACCCATAACTGCCgagcatgcatggtgaatgtcacaaaagtggatgaagcgagagaggTATATCAGGACCGTAGTAAGTGGTGATCTGTGGTCTCTGCCTACCCTTCCACCTTCGGGAAAAAGCCGTGaagacataaataaaaaatatatatgtgacGTCAGTGTCAGTGTGTTTGGTGTCACAACTATCAAATTGTCCATTGTCACAATTTAAAGTAGATgtctatattataaatgatcaaAATTAAGAAGtttgtaaaagtattttttgtttctttcgcACGCTCTGTATTACCATATATGATTACTACTCTCTTTTTCGCACATGGAGTTACGTAAATATCTCTTATTAAAGAGTATTATCAACTTAAAAATTTCTTCCACTGGTTTTGTGGAAGAAATCTATTAATTTTTCGGTAAATTATCTAAATTCTCAAGTGAAATTTGCAACAAAACAACATGACCATTACCAACGATGTAGTTCTGCCGGAAGAATCGGAGTTAACTGTtcaagaaattaatttatcgaCTCCAACATTACATGCAGGCTCTTTCCATTTAGGAAAATATTGTGAAGAAGTGAATAATGtgagtaaatttattataaaatacatttacttAGGTTTTGAGAGTTATTTAACATATACTAATGGTTAATAGTTTATATTGATTGCATAACCACAGAggttatgttttgtttataataaaatagttttgtaCATTTACAAGGTACTTTCGAACTTGTTGTGTAGCtgcgattttaatttttagtaagACATATATATGCTTTGTACCTAAAGAGTAGAGTTTAGTAGTGCTGAATTTTTAGTAgtgttcatattaattataagctGTTTAGTAttgttatattgtattaatttgtttacctATTGTCattttgtgtgtgttatattcctactaaatattatatataaatgaatagtGTGGTTTAGTAAATTCAAGATAGTAAATTAATGATataggaaataattattaatatatgtatttcagGAATTTATGCTATGTCGCTTTGAAGAGAAAGATCctagaaaatgtataaatgaGGGCAAAGCTGTCACAGCTTGCACTCTTGAGTTCTTTAGGAAGGTGAAGAAAACCTGTCTGGCTGAGTTTAATCAATATGCCCATTGCATTGACAAGAGTTCTGGAGATATGTCACTTCGACAGTAAGTTGTACATATTCAAGTCTTGTATCTATAATATTGCAAATTTTGTTCagcaacattttatattatgttcttttttacatatattgcATGGCCTTAGTATAGGAATGGAATGGAAATTGaggcatataaaaaataagttactaaagataaataattataaaattttaatattagaaacatatatatatatatacatgtgCTAGAGATTTGAGTTGAAAGCATTTAATAACAGTGAACTGGCTGTTTATCATTGTTGCTGATtcacaaaattttaatgaaatcagTATTTAATTGTGTATTAGATAATCAACAGCCTTTATTTTTTAGGTGTCGCAAGACACAGGGTGTATTTGACCAATGCATGTTGGAAAACCTGAATTTGGAGCGTCCACCATTTGGGTACTTCACTGAAGTTAGAGTTCATGCTACTAAgaggtaattattatttgttgtttatcaaaatttgagtatttattaattattaataaatagtcattaaattattgttaaaaaaattacaaggaACATGAGCTTAAATCAAGATTAGTCCTATATCAATGTCAAAAATccatttaagtatattttctaataagtTCCTTTAGGCATTGAAAAAAGTATAATGATgctaaatttataaatctttttttgGTGTAAAAAATCCACAAGCCAATTATAATGTTCTTATTCAGTGCTAACATGACTTAATTCTTACTACAATTTTTACAGACCCAAGCCTTCTATTGAAGGAAAAGCTGTATACCCAGATGCAACCCCAGCTCTACCAGAAAATGCAGAGAAGAAACCTCCTCGATTTGGCAGCCGATTCTACTGGATGACcgaataaataacaaatttgatCAGAATAATAAAAGTCTTTACAATATCAAGTGTttgaagaatttttttttatgtctgACAAATAGGTGATATtatgtagtttttattattctgtTTGAAAATTGAAATGAAAGAGTAACTCAGTGATAAAACACAAAAGATCAATAGCAGTAATTCTAAGCGTAGTTTTTTTGATGTGTTACTTTATTTTCATTCagtgtaatatttaattgtagttaattaaatctgttgaaattttgtaattgttttttttttaatacttgtaagtaagtatattattttttatcactgCTCCGGTGCaatgtaattgtttaataaggtTTTCTGCAGAATTATCTTGGACAGGTTGTCTGGAGCCGTCGAGCCTCTCCTTCGCATATAACAAGCTGGCTTCCGGCCTAATCACTCGAGTACTGACCAAATTAATACTCTTCGTATCATTCTCGAACAGGCATCAGAATGGCAGAGGGAGATTTATCTTACCTTTGTTGACTTCGAAAAAGCTTTTGAAGCTTAGGAATTCCTCCCTTAGGGGTTTTCAACAAATAGCAATAATCACACATTGGGTAAATCTCATTGTTTACGTTATGCCTCTACGTAAAGTTAAAAAGTCCGTAAGGTATAAGAATTCTATGGTCTGCTGATCTTCTATGTCTGTGGTTGGATTGTTGAAAAgatcaaagaatattatagtCTTTGGAAAGAACTTTCTTGACACAGTTGGCTTAAAGATCTCGTTACCAGTCTAGCCAAGAtggcttaacagtagtgtatgtagaaagtcgaaaactaaatttgtatgaaaatgacagctcgtgtcgacagtcggtagcctaggccctaaaggcgtgagtcgggatacaataagcgacgccatgacagtgctacgaaaagacacacattaacgcttacgctattcggtagccaacggccaattaatgtttcggcagtgtagaaaaaacggcgtttctccgccatgttttagcgtgatctcaaaagctgctgtttgcaataattcagtacaactattgccatctttaatgactaccgttttaaaaacatctcatattttggacgttttaacgaaatggttttaatttgttatcttttttttttaacgatctcgtttaattataataatttaaactagagtgaatatttttaagttaagagttttagtttttctatgaatcaatgcgaggataacataatagacacagataaatatgaaaatatcaagaaaatcagcaaattagtagaggtaaatcctgtttatattggatatcttttattgatatttatattgcatgtaagtttataaaattgttctttagtttgaaaaatacatataccatttaatattgcttatattatgtaatcacaaagtaaaatgattgtacattttatttatatttcagatgagaaagcagtcactaatgaacataattagaagttctaaatatattttattgtaattataatagaagctaatgatataatattgatttaaattaatcaaataaagtggatttatacttcttgaactttggaaatataaaatctagtgagcaatactaagtaatggtaagcagatattttctttaattatttacaaatgttaatatactagagaagttattataatattgttaatgaatgagaagtttgaattcaagtcccttgggagttactgacattgtttggttattaaaaactttaattgacaTTAAGCAGTAAAGtgacaaattaagtatatttttaagtttagaattaagtaaagagttttaatattaaagttacctaTTGAACAAACCTTGGACTGATCTTACAGTTTAGTTTGtcagttttctatttgatcaaagtactaactaaaatattttattttcagaaaaagagaagctaataagacaactaaaaatataaaaaaaaccacaaATGGACAAGtcttatcttttaattaatttaagtgttatattatgtacctgaaaatgaatttgataATGGGGAATGaagcattttatgaataatgtaaaaaataagacaagTGGAGTATGAAACATTGCAGACTGCATTATGTTAAGGAAGATATTTGgtgccttattttaataaaaaccaacCATAActgaatcatttttattttgctacctgtttgtttaatattcctaactattagtaggtacgggtcattcatatatgcattatctgtatattcttgtaaaataaactaatattgtgaaccACTTTAATGGCTTTTCCTACTAAAGAAGACATAGGTAAATTGCCAAAAATACAactgacaaatacataacatacaatgtttattcatttcttacttcaacagattttgcatttacatattaactagtagcaaatcactgatataaccaaaagttaattgacataaatattaacttaaaatcagcatcaaacttaaatttatatctaagatGTTGGAACATCAATATGGAATCAAAGGTTCATTAAGGGTTTTAATGTCATACCAgactaagtttctattttataatttttattaatccctcttttcatttcattgaGTACTTGCTGCTTTTCAATTCTCACTttctaaaagtataaatttattataaacaatcaacCTTTATGACTCCaacttaaactgaaattgtttgttggacataaacagagataattccaactagtagcaaatcactaataaaatctacacttATATAAAAGTTTGATTTAAACTCTAATTTCAGTGATCACACTAGtctacgttttttttctattgttttttaattctttggactttatcaacttctagtcaaccttattttcactctttatttatcaatccacagtactatttctattgtttcttctaagcggtaacaaaatatgttgcttctTCATTTTGCAGATTAGTTGTGAGGTTCCTaatcctaaaaatatcaaagtatgagtactactaattattatatatcgcgattatgcaatttcaaaatattgtatttatttgtagccttaaatttccgacaaaacatgaaacaaaccataattaatttaaacatgcaattaaattcatatatttactttgcaccttccgtaaattccacttaaatcgaaaattgtTCCGACCTTGCTGACATTCTAATGTCCCTTTTGCAGCTTCCAAttgcaaatttacaataatattgtaaagttttaacttttatttgtttataaaagtgacattaggaatacatttaatccagagacaatatgacggaataaggtgctacgaacagcagctcgcatctacgctgtcgactttgcggtaatgtatcgacatgcctcttggctacgaacgaagcgttttcgacagtacaattacgcaaaagcggtagtgtatgtagaatacttttcgacaccaatatggctagacccccaggccatataattatataaaaaaaaacttgacaCAGTAATACCAACTTGGAAGGCACGAAAATGCACCCGAATAACTACAACAGCATGTTCACGTAACTATTTTATAGTACTTGAATGTATTAACAATTCATCTTAGAAATTACCACACAAACCGAGTGTACAATAAAAAGTTTAGGGGGTTTATTTCATTGTTATAGTCGATGTCTAGTCTAggggttttttaattttaaagttggtCCTAGGGGGATCGTGCCGTAgaagttggcatcactgccttGGCCTTgattataaagtataaacataatttttattaaaatcggtttgtattaattgtgtagtattttaatttttttctttagaaacTTGTGTCTAAATTACAGTGCACAGGTTTAAATGAAAAGATACCTTGAAGAGCATTTTACAATAACAGAAAATGAGTAAAAACCGAGGTTTACCACCACTGATGTCGTCTGTACCGAATTATAATCAGTTTTTTAGATCAGCTGAGAATACAAATGACCATCAAATTGATGATATGGGTGGTCCAAGAGATTTTCAGtaagttgtttatttattaaaacttgaGCTATAAAGCGAGATATTTTTTCACAACTGTAGAGATAGCTCTGGCGTTTCGCAAGTTGGGTGCCGAAGTACTACTCACATAACAACTTCTTTATACCACCaatcaatttaattgttcaatCGTCAAACTGTTAATACGGTCATAATTACCTGAAAACGTATAATcttctaaattattaattatgttatatgtatgttagtattgtgtattaaataagaaagaaatatttttataaaaaagtatgttATTATGTTTGGAAATGAAATTGTAGAAATAGACAAATTCAAGGACAAGGACCAAGACAGAATGCAATTGAGAAGAGATTGAATCACGCACTACAGCAGCCAGTTGATTTGGGAAAAGGAGAGAGGTGATTCTTCATGATAAATTTGATATCCCTAAACCTTGCTCATGAATCATTTTTGCATACCATGAAAATTTTTATGGAGTAGCATATAGCCTGTGACACAAATAATGTGaaccaattttaaaatttctattgGTAAAAGAATCTTGAAAATCAGTTTTGTAGATAGATAGATTACCCCCCTTTAACAACCTttacctctttataatattagtaaagcCAAGTGTGTGGATTACAAAAAAGCACaggcttttgtttatttttaattgtgtatGTCACAACATCCAAATATTATCATTACAGAAACAGAAAAGTGTCACTGTTAAGGGGCAAAacattctataaataaatgtttatagaattattataaaaatggtatatatataaatatgttccAGTATGATGAAGAAAATGGGCTGGTCTGGCGGAGGGTTGGGCAGGTCTGGAGAAGGTATTGTGGAACCCATCGCACCAAATGCTGCATATGTAAGTCCACTTAATCGTAATCGTAACTTTAGTACAGGTAGTTAGGGTACATTTTGACGATGGAAGATTAAGATGAAGGATTTTGTGAAGGGGCCATTCaattattacgtaagcagatttactacATTTATCCCCCTTTCCcccttgtcagcaaaagttagcaaagtttttatatggtATTATGCCATAtgagtaaaattgtaaatgatTACTCCTGACGTAATCACCATCTAAATCCCCCCAGCCCCCAtgtcatttaaaataagaaccctcgatataaaagaaagaagaaaaaaatcaaagacccccaCAAAAG is a genomic window of Pieris napi chromosome 13, ilPieNapi1.2, whole genome shotgun sequence containing:
- the LOC125055003 gene encoding uncharacterized protein LOC125055003, encoding MAGKLNIAVATFCLIYLLVNVESSFIKPNNVPRVGRSNEADGLFDQGMMGYVIKTIPSKNIPRMGRRNFDSTSRYDIPKLYQISDDDTQTYADNGEQEVELYQNK
- the LOC125055002 gene encoding NADH dehydrogenase [ubiquinone] 1 alpha subcomplex subunit 8-like; the protein is MTITNDVVLPEESELTVQEINLSTPTLHAGSFHLGKYCEEVNNEFMLCRFEEKDPRKCINEGKAVTACTLEFFRKVKKTCLAEFNQYAHCIDKSSGDMSLRQCRKTQGVFDQCMLENLNLERPPFGYFTEVRVHATKRPKPSIEGKAVYPDATPALPENAEKKPPRFGSRFYWMTE